The following proteins are co-located in the Bacteroidota bacterium genome:
- a CDS encoding NAD(P)H-binding protein, translated as MNNRSALVFGGSGLVGTELLKLLIYDSTYHTVISAGRRNLAIQHPKLKQLILDFDQLESQQELFAGHDVYCCLGTTIKKAKTKEAFRAIDFGYVTRIAAMTATNGIGNFALVSSIGTDKNSGNFYLRTKGEMEEVVRQLKFNTLVILRPSFLLGDRTEKRFGERIAKIAIQLFSPLLIGKLRKYRGIEAKAVAKKMMNMILEGNTGTFIIESDLINK; from the coding sequence TGGTTTTTGGAGGAAGCGGTTTGGTTGGGACCGAATTACTGAAGCTTTTAATCTACGATTCTACCTATCATACGGTAATTTCAGCAGGAAGAAGGAACTTAGCGATCCAACATCCTAAACTTAAGCAACTCATCCTCGATTTCGATCAATTGGAGTCACAACAGGAATTATTTGCCGGACACGACGTTTATTGCTGCCTGGGCACCACCATCAAAAAAGCCAAAACCAAAGAAGCATTCCGAGCCATTGATTTTGGTTATGTAACAAGAATTGCTGCGATGACTGCAACGAATGGCATTGGGAATTTCGCGCTTGTCTCCTCCATCGGAACGGATAAAAATTCTGGTAATTTTTATTTGAGAACCAAGGGAGAAATGGAAGAAGTGGTCAGGCAACTAAAATTTAATACGCTGGTAATTCTTCGGCCTTCCTTTTTATTAGGGGATCGAACCGAAAAAAGATTTGGTGAGCGAATTGCTAAAATTGCCATCCAGTTATTTAGTCCCTTACTCATCGGAAAACTAAGGAAGTATCGGGGAATTGAAGCAAAAGCAGTAGCAAAAAAGATGATGAACATGATCCTTGAGGGCAATACAGGAACCTTCATCATTGAGTCTGATTTGATTAACAAATAA
- a CDS encoding DMT family transporter, whose amino-acid sequence MNNKVKAHLALIGGNLIYGLNYVVAKGIMPDYISPKGVIFWRVLIAFIFFNVYNLFWGKEKVDKKDLLRLAVCALFGVAINQIMFFEGLNLSTPINASILMTSTPIITTIFAFFLIKERPNLLKIVGIIMGTSGATAIILMGGNFSLSSDLFVGNLFLFLNAVSFAFYLVIAKPLLVKYKTMTVIRWVFNFGIIFALPFCIKPALEVNYQLFDFRVWASMFYILFAVTILAYLLVSSSLRHVSPIVTSSYIYTQPFIASVVSVFIMHEKLTLIEIISALLIFSGVYFVSRQKRKALA is encoded by the coding sequence TTGAACAACAAAGTAAAGGCACACCTTGCACTGATTGGCGGTAACCTGATTTATGGGTTGAATTATGTGGTTGCCAAAGGCATCATGCCCGATTACATTTCCCCAAAAGGAGTTATCTTTTGGCGGGTGCTGATTGCTTTTATTTTTTTTAATGTGTACAATTTATTTTGGGGTAAAGAAAAAGTTGATAAAAAAGATTTACTCCGACTGGCTGTTTGTGCCCTTTTTGGGGTTGCCATTAATCAAATCATGTTCTTCGAAGGGCTAAACCTCTCCACCCCTATCAATGCATCCATCTTAATGACAAGCACACCCATCATTACCACAATCTTTGCTTTTTTTCTTATTAAAGAAAGACCTAACTTACTGAAAATAGTTGGTATTATTATGGGAACAAGCGGAGCAACCGCCATTATTTTAATGGGAGGTAATTTCTCGTTAAGCTCCGATTTATTTGTTGGCAATTTATTTTTATTCCTGAATGCTGTTTCCTTTGCGTTTTATCTGGTGATTGCCAAACCTTTGCTGGTCAAGTACAAAACCATGACCGTTATCAGATGGGTTTTTAATTTTGGGATCATATTTGCATTGCCTTTCTGCATTAAACCGGCTCTGGAAGTTAATTATCAGTTATTTGACTTTAGGGTTTGGGCCTCCATGTTCTATATCTTGTTTGCGGTAACTATTTTGGCTTACTTGCTGGTTAGTTCTTCGTTAAGGCATGTGAGCCCGATTGTTACCAGCTCCTATATTTACACCCAACCCTTTATCGCATCAGTAGTATCCGTATTTATCATGCACGAAAAACTCACCCTTATTGAAATCATTTCTGCTTTGCTTATTTTTTCAGGGGTTTATTTTGTGAGCAGGCAGAAGCGGAAAGCATTAGCCTAG
- a CDS encoding HU family DNA-binding protein encodes MSIKIKAITRINPRDPATAKRFYAVAVNQGDITLDSLSKQISMMSTVSKTDVYAVLIALTEVIPQALEEGKIVRLGNLGSFSVNVNSDSMATAEEVSSHNVKQLKLHYRPSAGLKSLVEAFHVEKV; translated from the coding sequence ATGTCAATTAAAATTAAAGCAATCACACGCATCAATCCGCGTGATCCGGCAACAGCCAAAAGGTTTTATGCCGTAGCCGTTAACCAGGGTGATATAACCCTTGACAGTTTGTCAAAGCAAATCTCTATGATGTCGACTGTTAGCAAAACAGATGTTTACGCGGTACTGATCGCCCTCACCGAAGTAATTCCTCAGGCTTTGGAAGAAGGAAAAATAGTCAGGCTGGGTAATCTGGGAAGTTTTAGTGTAAATGTAAACAGCGATTCGATGGCAACTGCCGAAGAAGTCAGTTCTCACAATGTAAAACAACTTAAGCTTCATTATCGTCCAAGTGCAGGGTTAAAATCACTGGTTGAAGCTTTCCATGTGGAGAAAGTTTAA
- a CDS encoding helix-turn-helix domain-containing protein, translated as MKTTGEIIRTKREKKGLLLRHVSAQLDIDTAILSKIEHGERKATREQITKLAEILEINKKSLLVQYLSEKILYELKDEELGIQALKVAEKTIKYGVIKNK; from the coding sequence TTGAAAACGACCGGAGAAATAATTAGAACCAAACGAGAAAAGAAAGGGTTGCTATTGCGACACGTTTCTGCTCAACTCGACATTGACACAGCTATTCTTAGCAAAATTGAACATGGCGAAAGAAAAGCGACAAGAGAACAAATAACTAAGTTGGCTGAAATTCTCGAAATCAACAAGAAATCATTGCTAGTTCAGTATTTGAGTGAAAAGATTCTTTATGAACTTAAAGATGAGGAATTAGGAATTCAAGCACTAAAAGTTGCTGAAAAAACTATCAAGTACGGAGTAATTAAAAACAAATAA
- a CDS encoding site-specific DNA-methyltransferase — translation MTELLSIKEASLWATEYLEKNVTTSNISYLIQYGRIKKVGDNGSTQVIKEELIEYYKDKNKSRQEEWKEQLGSDLNWALSFEQYKEAETTKHVHRLHPYKGKFIPQLVEYFLDDHTDKFKKEVYFKQGDIVYDPFSGSGTIMVQACELGIHAVGNDVSAFNALIGNCKVTKYKLVDVQTEIDRISRVLKSFLLAHKTLEFEDKLLKELNVFNNKYFPVPEYKYKVKHKEIDEKKYGEEKEKEFLPVFNNLVKEYKIKLRQDKEDSFLDKWYTQHIRDEIQVVFNEIKKIENLDTKKIVSVILSRTIRSCRATTHADLATLIEPITSTYYCGKHGKMCKPLFSILKWWETYTKDTIKRLVQYNKLRKDTFHTCLTGDSRNIDIIEGLKKLNPEFSKLVEMKKINGIFSSPPYVGLIDYHEQHAYAYDLFGFERKDELEIGPLFKGQGREAKQSYIEGISAVLNNAKRFFIDEYDVFLVANDKYNMYPIIAEYAGMKIVNQYKRPVLNRTEKDKSAYSEIIFHLKSK, via the coding sequence ATGACAGAATTATTATCCATAAAAGAAGCAAGTCTTTGGGCTACAGAATATTTAGAAAAAAATGTTACGACTTCTAATATTTCATATCTTATTCAGTATGGTAGGATTAAAAAGGTTGGTGATAATGGCTCAACTCAAGTTATCAAAGAAGAACTTATAGAATATTATAAAGACAAAAATAAATCACGACAAGAGGAATGGAAAGAACAATTAGGAAGTGATTTAAATTGGGCATTGTCTTTTGAACAATACAAAGAAGCTGAAACAACTAAGCATGTTCACAGACTACATCCATACAAAGGAAAATTTATTCCGCAATTAGTAGAATACTTTTTAGATGACCATACGGATAAATTTAAGAAAGAAGTTTACTTTAAACAAGGTGACATAGTTTATGACCCATTCTCAGGCAGTGGTACAATAATGGTTCAAGCATGTGAACTAGGAATTCATGCAGTTGGAAATGACGTTTCGGCTTTCAATGCTCTTATTGGAAATTGCAAAGTGACTAAATATAAGCTCGTTGATGTTCAAACTGAAATTGACAGAATTTCAAGAGTACTAAAATCTTTTTTATTAGCCCACAAAACACTTGAATTTGAAGACAAGCTTTTAAAAGAGTTGAATGTGTTCAATAATAAATATTTTCCAGTACCAGAATATAAATACAAAGTAAAACATAAAGAGATTGACGAGAAAAAATATGGTGAGGAAAAAGAAAAAGAGTTCCTTCCTGTCTTCAACAATCTAGTTAAGGAGTATAAAATTAAACTACGCCAAGACAAGGAAGATTCATTCCTTGATAAATGGTATACTCAACATATTCGTGATGAAATACAAGTTGTATTTAATGAAATCAAAAAGATAGAAAATCTAGACACAAAAAAAATCGTTAGTGTTATTCTAAGTCGAACAATAAGAAGTTGCAGAGCAACGACTCATGCTGACTTGGCGACTTTGATTGAGCCAATTACTTCCACTTATTATTGTGGTAAACATGGAAAGATGTGTAAACCATTATTCTCAATTCTTAAATGGTGGGAAACATATACCAAAGACACAATTAAAAGATTAGTACAATACAATAAACTCAGAAAAGATACTTTCCACACTTGCTTAACAGGTGATAGCAGGAATATTGACATCATTGAAGGACTTAAAAAACTTAACCCTGAATTTTCGAAGCTTGTTGAAATGAAAAAAATCAATGGAATATTTTCATCCCCACCTTACGTTGGTTTAATTGACTATCATGAACAACATGCATATGCTTATGACTTATTTGGTTTTGAACGCAAAGATGAATTGGAAATTGGTCCTCTATTTAAAGGGCAAGGTAGAGAAGCAAAACAAAGCTACATTGAAGGAATAAGTGCAGTATTGAATAATGCAAAGAGATTTTTCATTGATGAATATGACGTATTCCTTGTAGCAAACGATAAATACAATATGTATCCAATAATTGCCGAATATGCCGGAATGAAAATCGTTAATCAATACAAACGACCAGTTTTAAACAGAACCGAGAAAGATAAAAGTGCATATTCTGAAATAATTTTCCATTTGAAATCCAAATAA
- a CDS encoding TdeIII family type II restriction endonuclease, with protein sequence MALTQQQIQQVETVLRNSLRHKFQNYNPEPAVMPFHTRLLGQDRMALFSFIHSLNTNFGTSIFEPVAKALALSSFASAESQQTSGNQISSEAHRVIQNIMDGLSVATSSPNKIEEIKAIRAVCMSGEMKTVKPTKVDVKLVGHNGTIYLFDIKTAKPNAGGFKEFKRTLLEWVATTLAANPEANVQTIIAIPYNPYEPQPYNRWTMRGMLDLDNELKVAAEFWDFLGGQGAYTDLLDVFERIGLELRPEIDAYFKRYNRQ encoded by the coding sequence ATGGCATTAACTCAACAACAAATCCAGCAAGTAGAAACTGTTTTACGAAACAGTTTAAGACATAAATTTCAGAACTATAATCCTGAGCCTGCAGTAATGCCATTTCATACAAGGTTACTTGGTCAGGATAGAATGGCTTTGTTTTCATTTATTCATTCATTAAATACAAACTTTGGAACAAGTATTTTTGAACCGGTGGCTAAAGCATTAGCATTGTCAAGTTTCGCAAGTGCAGAATCACAACAAACTTCTGGCAATCAAATTTCATCTGAAGCACATAGAGTTATCCAAAATATTATGGATGGACTTTCTGTTGCAACTTCTTCTCCGAATAAAATAGAAGAAATAAAAGCAATTAGGGCAGTTTGCATGTCTGGCGAAATGAAAACAGTGAAACCAACTAAAGTGGATGTTAAACTCGTTGGACATAACGGAACTATTTACTTGTTCGACATTAAAACGGCTAAACCCAATGCAGGTGGTTTTAAAGAATTTAAAAGAACTCTTTTAGAATGGGTAGCGACGACACTTGCAGCAAATCCAGAAGCAAATGTTCAAACAATTATCGCTATTCCATATAATCCATATGAGCCACAACCATACAACCGTTGGACAATGAGAGGAATGCTTGACTTAGACAATGAATTAAAAGTTGCAGCAGAATTTTGGGACTTTCTTGGTGGTCAAGGAGCTTATACTGACTTGCTTGATGTTTTTGAGAGAATTGGTTTAGAATTGAGACCAGAAATTGACGCGTATTTTAAAAGATATAACAGGCAATAA
- a CDS encoding Fic family protein, translating into MDKYINKINFDFQTNQLILKSISFIDSFKGKWNLVENKENIFLKELRKIATIESIGSSTRIEGAKLTNKEIKELLENVKITELKTRDEQEVVGYYDVLEIINENFENINISKNYIQQLHQNLLKYSTKDDRHRGTYKNLSNKVVANYPDGTQRVIFNTTEPHLVESEMDDLIDWTNNQLKSEALHPLIAIGFFIYEFLSIHPFQDGNGRLSRLLTNLLLLKSDYLFIQYVSFENLIEQKKKTYYEALMDGQKDKNLEKEKIDKWMLFFLQSLEALIHRLEQKYDVFKSKGGYLNERQKKIKEFIKTNQPIKLADLVNMMPDISINTLKKDLQYMKTEQIIESIGKNKGTVYMLKER; encoded by the coding sequence ATGGACAAATATATAAATAAGATAAACTTTGATTTCCAAACTAATCAGCTGATTTTAAAATCGATTAGTTTTATCGACTCATTTAAGGGGAAATGGAATCTTGTTGAGAACAAAGAAAATATTTTCTTAAAGGAATTAAGGAAAATTGCAACCATTGAAAGTATAGGTTCATCAACACGGATTGAAGGAGCAAAACTTACGAATAAAGAAATTAAAGAACTTCTTGAAAATGTTAAAATAACCGAATTAAAAACCAGAGATGAGCAAGAAGTAGTTGGTTACTATGACGTTCTTGAAATCATCAATGAAAACTTTGAGAATATAAATATTTCAAAGAACTATATCCAACAACTTCATCAAAACTTACTGAAATATAGCACCAAAGATGATAGGCACAGGGGCACTTACAAGAACTTATCGAATAAAGTTGTAGCAAATTATCCTGATGGAACGCAAAGGGTAATCTTTAACACCACAGAACCGCACCTTGTGGAAAGTGAAATGGACGACTTGATTGATTGGACAAACAATCAATTAAAATCAGAAGCACTTCACCCTTTGATTGCAATTGGATTTTTTATATACGAATTTTTATCTATTCATCCATTTCAGGATGGCAATGGACGGTTATCAAGACTATTAACCAATCTATTGCTTCTAAAAAGCGATTATCTATTTATTCAATATGTTTCATTTGAAAACCTAATTGAACAGAAGAAGAAGACTTACTATGAAGCTTTAATGGATGGTCAAAAAGACAAAAATTTAGAAAAGGAAAAGATTGACAAATGGATGCTTTTCTTTTTACAATCTCTTGAAGCTTTAATACATCGATTAGAACAGAAATATGATGTTTTCAAATCTAAAGGCGGTTATTTAAATGAAAGGCAAAAGAAAATTAAAGAGTTCATTAAAACTAATCAGCCTATTAAATTAGCTGATTTAGTTAATATGATGCCTGATATTTCTATTAATACCCTGAAGAAAGATTTGCAGTATATGAAAACTGAACAAATAATTGAATCAATTGGAAAAAATAAAGGGACTGTATATATGCTGAAAGAGAGATAA
- the amrB gene encoding AmmeMemoRadiSam system protein B, whose product MNSLIKKMFPLMILSLGLLFTVSCANTQNTEKEFKSVRPQKDTIGFAQYPWQMDSLMARIDRKGWNKTIGDPWKMAICPHDDYTYVGKLFPEILHNVKAPNVILIGVAHRAAAMGIEDSLVFDTYTHWQGPWKDVKVSPIREELYDLLKGKFAMINDSLQKVEHSVESMVPYLQYFNRDVSIVSILVPAMSLNRMEESGKALAEAIKTVADKHNWKWGKDYAIVVTTDADHYGNEDWGGFDRAPFGCDDAGNQKARDLEAEIIENCLKGEVNPENIKRFSEYTLDANDFHQYIWYWCGRYSVPTTLWTTYYLNNAQTLHGEFIGYATSITCEHIPVDDLGFGRTAIATPCHWVGYAALGYR is encoded by the coding sequence ATGAACTCTTTGATAAAAAAAATGTTTCCATTGATGATCCTGTCGTTAGGATTATTGTTTACCGTTAGTTGTGCAAATACTCAGAATACGGAAAAAGAATTTAAATCTGTCCGGCCGCAGAAAGATACCATTGGTTTTGCACAATACCCCTGGCAAATGGATAGTTTAATGGCCCGTATCGACCGTAAAGGATGGAATAAAACTATAGGTGATCCTTGGAAAATGGCTATTTGCCCTCACGATGATTATACCTATGTGGGGAAATTATTTCCGGAAATTTTGCATAACGTGAAGGCGCCCAATGTAATTTTAATTGGGGTAGCGCATCGAGCTGCTGCTATGGGAATTGAAGATTCGTTGGTTTTTGATACTTATACGCATTGGCAAGGACCCTGGAAAGATGTAAAGGTATCACCAATTCGTGAAGAACTTTACGATTTATTGAAAGGCAAATTTGCGATGATCAATGACAGCCTTCAAAAAGTTGAACACTCGGTTGAATCAATGGTTCCTTATCTGCAATACTTTAACCGTGATGTTTCGATCGTATCTATTCTTGTTCCGGCCATGAGCCTGAATAGGATGGAGGAAAGTGGAAAAGCATTGGCCGAAGCCATCAAAACCGTGGCAGATAAACATAACTGGAAATGGGGAAAGGATTATGCGATTGTTGTAACTACAGATGCCGATCATTATGGCAATGAAGATTGGGGCGGATTTGACCGTGCCCCCTTTGGTTGCGATGATGCAGGGAACCAAAAGGCCCGCGATCTTGAAGCAGAAATCATCGAAAATTGTTTAAAAGGAGAGGTAAACCCGGAAAATATCAAACGTTTTAGTGAATACACCTTGGATGCAAACGATTTTCATCAATATATCTGGTATTGGTGCGGCCGTTACAGTGTTCCGACAACTTTATGGACGACTTATTATTTAAACAATGCACAAACACTGCATGGTGAATTTATAGGCTATGCAACCAGCATCACTTGTGAGCATATCCCTGTTGATGATTTAGGTTTTGGACGGACAGCAATTGCTACTCCTTGCCATTGGGTTGGCTATGCGGCTTTGGGCTACCGCTAA
- the leuB gene encoding 3-isopropylmalate dehydrogenase, translating into MNLKIAVLPGDGIGPEIIAQAIKVVEAIAEKFKHKINFTYGLVGAAAIDQCGNPYPEETHQLCLKADAILFGAIGDPKYDNNPKAKVRPEQGLLEMRKRLGLFANIRPVISFPLLIEKSPLKREIIEGVDFICLRELTGGLYFGKPQGRSEDGKTAYDTCVYSEYEIIRIMKLGFELAARRQKKLTLVDKANVLATSRLWRETAQDMAKDYPDVLLEYMFVDNAAMQIIQWPKRFDVLVTENLFGDILSDESSVISGSLGILPSASIGIENFLFEPIHGSYPQAAGKDIANPVATILSAGMMFEYAFKLSSEAALIKEAVEKSISEGIVSAEIAKDGKSFGTSKIGDWISNFIKNK; encoded by the coding sequence ATGAATTTAAAAATAGCGGTCCTGCCGGGTGATGGAATCGGACCTGAAATTATAGCACAAGCCATAAAAGTTGTTGAGGCCATTGCTGAAAAATTTAAGCATAAAATAAATTTTACTTATGGTTTGGTTGGAGCAGCAGCTATTGATCAATGTGGAAATCCTTATCCTGAAGAAACACATCAATTATGCTTAAAAGCTGATGCCATCCTTTTCGGAGCCATCGGTGATCCCAAATATGATAATAATCCCAAAGCAAAGGTCAGACCGGAACAAGGATTGCTTGAGATGAGGAAACGACTTGGTTTGTTTGCTAATATTCGTCCTGTAATTTCATTTCCTTTGCTCATTGAAAAATCTCCTTTAAAACGTGAAATTATTGAAGGTGTTGATTTTATTTGCCTGCGTGAGCTTACCGGTGGACTTTATTTTGGGAAACCACAAGGACGCTCGGAGGATGGTAAAACGGCTTATGATACCTGTGTTTACTCGGAATATGAGATCATAAGAATTATGAAACTTGGATTTGAACTGGCTGCCAGGCGCCAAAAAAAACTTACGCTTGTTGATAAAGCAAATGTGCTTGCAACTTCCAGATTGTGGAGGGAAACCGCACAAGATATGGCCAAAGATTATCCGGATGTTTTATTGGAGTATATGTTTGTTGATAATGCTGCCATGCAGATCATTCAATGGCCAAAGCGATTCGATGTATTGGTGACGGAGAATCTATTTGGCGATATTCTCTCGGATGAATCAAGTGTGATTAGTGGTTCTTTGGGAATACTTCCTTCAGCTTCTATAGGCATTGAAAATTTCTTGTTCGAACCTATACATGGGTCGTATCCCCAAGCAGCCGGAAAAGATATTGCAAATCCTGTGGCAACCATTCTTTCTGCAGGTATGATGTTTGAATATGCTTTTAAATTAAGTTCAGAAGCAGCACTTATTAAGGAAGCGGTCGAAAAATCTATTAGTGAAGGTATTGTTTCTGCGGAAATTGCAAAGGATGGTAAATCTTTTGGTACAAGTAAAATAGGCGACTGGATTTCCAATTTTATTAAAAATAAATAA
- a CDS encoding 2-isopropylmalate synthase, with protein sequence MDTTLRDGEQTTGVSFNDSEKLSVTRLLLQDVKVDRVEIASARVSNGEFNAVKRITEWARKDGFIDKIEILGFVDGMESLNWINDAGGRVVNLLCKGSLKHLIGQLRKTPEQHFAEIKEFTENASKMGIKVNIYLEDWSNGMRSSQEYVLDMMDQLCKAKIDRYMLPDTLGILNPEETYAFCKQMIDRYPNLNFDFHAHNDYDLAVANVVGALRAGIRCFHTTVNGLGERAGNAPLSSVIAVVRDQMKMNTSVDEKKLNKISRLVETFSGIRIPANKPLIGEYVFTQCSGVHADGDNKDKLYQNDLIPERFGRQTSYALGKTSGKSNITMNLETLGLSLDPESLKKVTQKVIDLGDSKETVTIDDLPFIVADVLKSKSISNRIKIQYYVISLSKGLKPSASIKIDIDDENYQANSEGDGQYDAFMNALKKIYLKLNKPFPQLLDYSVSIPPGGRTDALVETVITWRLNREFKTRGLETDQTTAAIVATEKMLNVIENEYS encoded by the coding sequence ATGGATACAACCTTGCGCGATGGCGAACAAACAACCGGGGTATCCTTTAACGACTCTGAAAAGCTCAGCGTGACCAGATTATTACTCCAGGATGTTAAGGTTGACAGGGTTGAGATTGCTTCTGCGAGAGTTTCGAATGGAGAATTTAATGCTGTAAAGCGGATAACCGAATGGGCCCGAAAAGATGGGTTTATTGATAAAATTGAAATTTTGGGGTTTGTTGATGGAATGGAATCTTTAAACTGGATCAATGATGCAGGAGGCCGGGTTGTTAATTTACTTTGCAAAGGGTCATTAAAACATCTTATCGGACAGCTAAGGAAAACACCTGAACAGCATTTCGCAGAAATTAAAGAATTTACCGAAAATGCATCAAAAATGGGAATCAAGGTGAATATTTATTTGGAAGACTGGTCGAATGGGATGAGAAGTTCGCAAGAATATGTACTGGATATGATGGATCAATTATGCAAAGCGAAAATCGACCGTTACATGTTGCCAGACACCTTGGGAATCCTGAACCCTGAAGAAACTTATGCATTCTGTAAACAGATGATTGATCGTTACCCCAACTTGAATTTTGATTTTCATGCCCATAATGATTACGATTTAGCAGTGGCCAATGTTGTTGGAGCATTACGAGCCGGTATCCGCTGTTTTCATACAACGGTAAACGGTTTAGGTGAGCGGGCCGGTAATGCGCCACTCTCAAGCGTAATTGCTGTTGTGCGCGATCAGATGAAAATGAACACTTCTGTGGATGAAAAAAAACTGAATAAAATCAGCCGCTTGGTTGAAACCTTCTCCGGAATTCGAATCCCTGCAAACAAACCCTTAATTGGCGAATATGTTTTTACCCAATGCAGTGGGGTGCATGCCGATGGAGACAATAAAGATAAACTTTATCAAAATGATTTAATTCCTGAACGTTTTGGGAGGCAAACCAGTTATGCGTTAGGCAAAACTTCGGGCAAATCAAATATTACAATGAATTTGGAAACACTGGGCTTGAGTCTTGATCCTGAATCATTGAAAAAGGTTACACAAAAGGTAATTGATTTGGGAGATAGTAAAGAAACTGTTACGATCGATGATCTTCCATTTATTGTTGCTGATGTGTTGAAAAGTAAATCAATTTCTAATCGGATTAAAATTCAGTATTATGTTATTTCGCTTTCAAAAGGATTAAAACCTTCAGCTTCCATCAAAATTGATATTGATGATGAAAATTATCAGGCCAATTCGGAAGGGGATGGGCAATATGATGCATTCATGAATGCCCTCAAAAAAATCTATTTGAAATTGAATAAGCCGTTTCCTCAATTACTAGACTATTCTGTGTCAATTCCTCCGGGAGGCAGAACAGATGCTTTAGTTGAAACCGTGATTACCTGGCGTTTAAACCGTGAATTTAAAACCAGGGGACTGGAGACAGATCAAACAACTGCAGCTATAGTGGCAACTGAAAAAATGCTGAATGTGATTGAGAATGAATATAGTTAG
- the leuD gene encoding 3-isopropylmalate dehydratase small subunit, translated as MSFEKFKNLKSMAVPLPIENIDTDQIIPARFLKAVERKGFGDNLFRDWRYGKSNEKNESFVLNDEKYSGTILLAGKNFGCGSSREHAAWAIYDYGFRVVVSSYFADIFKNNALNNGLLPIQVSADEFEVLMKEVSNDPKTIFEVDLEEQSLKVPAKNMLISFEINSYKKECLLHGYDDFLYLQNMLSEIEKYEQDRVAAF; from the coding sequence ATGAGTTTCGAGAAATTTAAAAACTTAAAATCAATGGCAGTTCCGTTACCAATTGAAAATATTGATACTGATCAGATCATTCCTGCTCGATTTTTAAAAGCGGTTGAACGAAAAGGTTTTGGCGACAATCTTTTTCGCGACTGGCGGTACGGAAAATCAAATGAAAAAAACGAGTCATTCGTTTTGAACGATGAAAAATATTCAGGCACAATTCTGTTGGCCGGAAAGAATTTTGGATGCGGATCAAGTCGTGAGCACGCCGCCTGGGCAATTTATGATTATGGTTTCAGGGTTGTTGTGTCGAGTTATTTTGCCGACATTTTCAAAAATAATGCCTTAAATAATGGCTTGCTTCCAATTCAAGTCAGTGCTGATGAATTTGAGGTACTGATGAAAGAGGTAAGCAATGACCCTAAAACAATTTTTGAAGTTGATTTGGAAGAACAATCCTTAAAAGTACCGGCTAAAAACATGCTGATTTCATTTGAGATAAATAGTTATAAAAAAGAATGTCTGCTTCACGGTTACGATGATTTTTTATATCTGCAAAATATGTTAAGCGAGATTGAAAAATATGAACAGGACAGGGTAGCTGCTTTTTAA